From the Macrobrachium rosenbergii isolate ZJJX-2024 chromosome 50, ASM4041242v1, whole genome shotgun sequence genome, the window ttactttcaaaacTTTCAAGGAACTTTGTCATAGCACACAAAGGGCTGTACTTATCATTCTTTGTCAAGCGGTCtttaatttttctactttttcaacTAAAATTCTTCATATACAATCCTTACCACATGACAGATATGGGAAAACTACTATTTTAGTGGACTACAAAAAATGTGTCTGTTTCATCATTTTCGTTATCCCTGTCGTTTATGCGGGTGTCGTGGGTCATCCTATCATCATAAATCCTCATCACAGAGAGAATTGCCATTATTTTTATGGCAAAACTTATTGAAGCGCACTGCTTATGGAGCACGTCACGGGGCCGTCTTTTTGTTACCGGCTCGGTAGTTTCAGCAGGGTTGCAAAAAAACGTATAATCCACTAGATTATCTATTGATATTGGCTCTTAGAATTATATATGCTTTTATCTTGTCACAGTcacaatgacattattattaataatgataaccagaatacatatatttttaccgGTTCTTGTTCTGATTTTCAACTCTGAAATGATTATGAGTGCGAATATGATCACATTAACGAAAGTTATTCTCGTAAGCCTGAGTGCGTGTTTGTGCCTGCGATCAGATATGGAGAAAATTCCCATACATGGACCCTTTATGGAGAGGCCTTAAGCTAGGGGAGGCTGTTTAAACATTTcctgtaataaataattataacagaCTTATAACTGTAAATTGTGGAACAcaaagttgtttatttttgcgATTAGCTTAGTTTTTACTGGCACAGCTGTAGATTAACAGCAATTAGACTAGATTGGTAAATTGGACTCGATTATATCAATTAAACACTGTGGTGTAACTAtagcaaaaacaagtaaaaaatgctccgaagtttcttcggcgcagtcgagttttctgtacagcgtataatcaaggccaccgaatataatctatctttcggtggtctcggtattatgctgtatgagccgcggcccttgaaactttaaccagggccaggtggtggcctgtcctatagcgttgccagatgcatgattatggctaactttaaccttaaataaaataagaactactgaggctagagggctgcaatgtggtatgtttgatgattggagggtggatgatcaacatagcaatttgcagccctctagcctcaatagttttttttagatctgagggctgacagaaaaaactgcggacggacagacaaagcaggcacagtagttttcttttgctgaaaactaataaaaagcgcGGAGAATATCAAGGGGTATGACATTAGTAGTTCAAGTACTGTTTGGTAAAGAGGCCCAATGGTACTGCTCCTATACCGTGTAATTCCGGtttgcacgctgttggcccagcgttcgactctcctaccggctaatgaaaaattagaggaatttatttctggtgatagaaattcatttttcgtcataatgtggttcggatcccacaataagctgtaggtcccattgctaggtaaccagttggtttttagccacgtaaaataagtctaatccttcgggccagccctaggagagctgttaatcagctcagtggtctggttaaactaatatatacttaactttttgcccGTAAAAATAATTATGCACTACAAGGCCATATGTACAAGCACGCATTATTCAAGTGGTTCTTGAACTGATTGAGACATCAAGTAATAAACACATGCTGGAAATTCTTGTTCTTTAGATGGGATGGAGCTGGCCTTCATGAAGGAAGTTTTTGACCAGAGTAAATTTGCTGAACGAAAGCAAAGCTTCGCGATTTACTGATACTATTCCAATTCTTCGACAGAGGGATGTGTGAGAGTTGAATAGACAGTTACGAACTGGATTTCTTTGATTTCAGGTACTTACATGAAACACCTATAATCAATGAAAAGATTCCCTGTCGTCATCTGCAATGCTCAGCGTAATTGCGTGTGCCATACTTGCTTCGTGTCAGTAGATGTTACTTGCACATCGATAAATTATTTCTGAACTGTACCTTGCTGTATTTACCATGTTATTATATTTCTGACATCTGAGCGAAATATCATACATTATCGTTGGGCATTATACAGATTATCGTACTTTGCATAGAAGATTTAGTAAGGTCTGTAAATTAACCCCACAAGTTTTATAAGtggcagataaagaaaaaaaaatagtaacgcTTATCACTGTCGACCCCAAATGGTTGGTGCTGATATATTTGCCCTTTTTCTAATCCTCTCTTTTCTTAGTCCTCCTTTCAGACATTGTAGAACAAAATATTACACTAGTATTTCGTCCTATAGGCTTAAAAATTCGGTAAGGTTAGTTATTAACTAACAAATGTTGGgttttatcatcaccatcatcacgaTTGCTATACTGTAGTTAGTTATGATTTTAGGTTCACCACCTACCCAAACAACAGTTATATTCTCCCACACAATTACTCTTCCCGTTTGAAATGTCATTTGTTTAAAACCAAAAGAAACCTACAGTTATCCTCTTATcacaaatgatttttcttttaacttccaTCAACTAATCGAACCACGTTGTCTTAAATATTGGTTTCAACGAGTATTATTACCTCCtcttacaaaaatgaattaatattttacatttttaaagtgCTGTctgtgataatttttattatttttcggaTAAAGCAGACTACCGAtgagaataaaggaataaatatcatgaaatgtatatattttgttgctaTACTGTGAGACCACTCTGTAATTTAGCATAGGTGCTAAGTGAGaaactttcacctctctctctctctctctctctctctctctctctctctctctctctccacgtctaTTTATCAGTCTGCTTATCTACCTAAATGGCAATCTCTTTCTGTCAGTGTATATTGATACTTAAATGAATACCactatgaatatgcaaatgaaaggCCTTATATGAACGTCTTTTTGTACATctcatcatttcttttttttcaaacatgttcgctttctttttatcatttaagtTGCCCATAACCCCAAATAGATGAAAGTTATATTGGAAATAGACTACTGCGACGCATAAACACGCCCatatttttcagttctttatcCAATATTCATATGCATTTGATTTATTCTGTTATCACATTCtatgaagaaacaaaatatcAGAAGCCATGTTGTtgaactttgtatatatacatatatatatacatatatatatatatatatatatatatatatatatatatatatatatatttatatttatatgcaatatatatatatatatatatatatatatatatatacgtgattgtgtgtacatatatatatatatatatatatatatatatatatatatatatatatatatatatatatatgtatatatatgcaatatatatatatatatatgtatatatgtatatcatatatgtgtatatatatatatatatatatatatatatatatatatatatatatatatatatatatatatatatatatatatatatatacacacaagtgattgtgtacatacataaatatatgtttttgtgtatgtatgtttcgtTATGTGCAGCGTTATGGTCATGAGATTTATACATAATTTGAAGAAAAATCCGCAAACtggagaacatatatatacagtatatatacagaagcACAAACAGTTTGGGAggggagcgtcatgctccctctccagtgtgcttctaaatatatttgttctccaaattgGTGGttattttcttccagtttcaAAGGTCGATAATGACCTGTTATCATTAACGCCTAATGAAGAACTGAACAGTCAAGCCAATAGAACAGCGATGAAAGAGTTGAAGGAGGTTGTCCAGTGGGAAAAGATAAACTTCCCAGAATTAGTGTCTGGAACTGTATTTCCTTGCCTGGACAATTAACAGCTTAATTCTAAATGTCAGGTCTGTTGTGAAAATACAGCTAGTTGTACTTTATTGACACTTGTTTTTGCAGTTCTGTGGAGATGATAATCAAATTGTCTTTTACACTCGAAAGAGATCAAGAAAGGAAGTGTGTTATATTAGTCAAAATAATCTgaagaaaatttcatgtttaaaatatattcctctaatgattttcaaaatatgaaaaagttacatGAAAAATGCGCCTCTTTTAACTGCTGTTTCAAGCATTCTtacttctgtcttttttttttttatttggtgagtTATTTAACGTAGTCGAAGTGTAAGATTATTAGCAATACTTCACAGAAGTATATGTGAGAATGAAAAGGATAGCAGAGGAAATGAATATGTTCTGTAAAAGATCGGTAAAATACAATAACTTTCCATTCTTATCTCAATTTTTCCCGTGTGGTGTAGTAGTAATATGCATAGCATTTCTcattatgtatgaatatgtaaagaCAGATTCTATCCCAAGGAGGGTACGAAACGGcttcgttttttttctctttcttttttttttttgtggttcagGTAACGGGAAGATAGCAGCTAAGGAAAGAAATGAGGGTGTCAGCAGAAAAGGTCAGAGGTAGGGATTTTGCAGCACAGTTCTTGGACGATAACCGTTCCCTAGATTGCACTCTTTTGTAAAAGTAAAGTTTACGGACGGGCTATGGTAGTCGTGCTTGCTAGCTATTTATTctgttgctgtatttttttttttttttgtaatcaggGCAGTGAAGCTTTCGGTATCATAATGGGAAGCCTGACTTTATCCGTAATCAAACCTCTTTTAGGTTGTTGTGAAGTCAAGGTATCATGAATTAGCACTCCAACATATAAGTTTAAccatttttaagaaagaaaatttgttgaGACAAATTTCGGTTGTCTACAGTTTTTAGGATGAAAACTCGCCATTCTTGAGTGTCTGAATTTGCAACTTAGTATTAAAGAAAACGGAAACCATCTCTGGAATTTAGGGGTGACCTGTTTATTGTAGCCATCGTGGCCGTGGTTTTAAttggttcattatatatatatatatatatatatatatatatatatatatatatatatatatatatatatatatatatatatataaggacttcATTTTGCTCCACGGTAttcataaatgggatattttTCTTCACTTCGAAGATGACTGCCATTTAGCCTACGCACAGATTTGTCTGCAGAATAACATTGGTCAGTAGTTATGCATTGACAAAATATATTGAGATGCATCGAATACAAGGAACCTGTGAAATTCCCTTGTTCTTCCAACTTTTATTGCAATGTACACAAGGAAATAGTTcgaaataaaaaatggagattGAACTTCAATGGATGATtatgttaaatattaaattaGTTATCAAAAGATATAGTATCCAAATTAGTACAAATGTTCAGCTTTGGTGTTATGAATCATATAGCTGGGCTTGCCATGATAAAAGCACAATGTTCGACTTGCGGAGATGTAATTGTCCTCAGTCTGAGTACCTACACCTAGAGGTGCTGTAATAATTTGAAAGATAAACTACAAGAAATACTGTAGCTCTATAATGAACCAAGTTAAGATCCTCCGTTACGGGATTTAATGCATTTATATGCTCATTCATTAGTCGATAATGGCAAACTATTAATAGGACTAAATCATGCTAAATGCTTGCCATCTGGGCTTACAAGAGAATCCTACTTctcacaaaaactttttttactccCAGACGATCGAGAATGTTTCACGGGAGATGTCTGGCGGATACTTTCGACTTATCTCCGATTATGCTAGCGTTTTTCACTTCGAAAACTTGTTTTTGCAGATAATCAGAAATTATGCAATAAATTGCCAGTCTCCAACTGAACAGTGGGTGACTCCAAACTTCTTTCAGCTGTTCTTGAGTTTGTCTTTGACGTTGTAAGCCAAAATACAGATGCATATAAACTTCGTAATTAAGATGTTGGTGGTTATGTAAGTTTCTTCCTTCACAGTGCTCTTGTGAGGGAAGTAGCAGAAAGGCAATGGTGTGTTTTCAGTGACACTAGGCCTACTTAATGTAAGTGTCTGACGTGTAGTGTCCTGAGCGCTTTATTGCTTTTAGTCCTCTCTTGCAAAATGTTTGTCGGCGTTGAAAATTAATGGCACAGTCGTCATTCTCTTCTCTATTGCTTTTTATTTagcatataatttatttcttcaattgGGCGTTTCTAAGTGTACGGTTTTATCCAAAGCTGAACATTATGATGGTGTATCAATTTGTCTTCCCCTGACTAATGCTTTCCTCCTTATTGAGTGTGaacattctgttctgtggaagcatgcttaattgtttcataattttttggcgAAGTCTAGTTGGAGGTATcacattgtgaataataataataataataataataataataactattattatagcgcacatagtgagaaaagtgatggactccttaggaggcaggatgcaacccggaaccccacactataaaaaccacccagtccgatagaatgattgtgatagaccaaaaaaataaataaataaataataataataaacattattatatagTCGCCGTTAATTTTCCACGTCCCTAAAGTATTTCCAAAGGTCAAGAATGTATTTTGGCTTAACAGATACAAAGAAACTTGTACAAAACATCATACTTTATCAGTGGCATTCTCCAAGCGTTAGACTATGTGACATCCCAGCACCAAactgtaaatgatgatgatgatgatgacgatgactaTTCGTTTTTGTAGCAATCTGGATGAAAATTAGCTCTTACCTCTCCTTTCACTTCGAATAAATCTGAATAAGGCTCCTCCGACCGTCCGTTAGCCCACTCCAACCGTTCTCTCATACttaatcacacacatacaaatgcacacaaacagaaaaaaaaaaacgctagaGCGGCCCACTTACACGGGTGTTAGGAGAAAGGTTAGGTTGATTCCAAAAAATTAAGATCTCATTTGAAGGTATAATACTGTATGCGGAATATGAGTTTAGAACTAAATTCTAGTAGCTTATAGTAATCAAAATAAATGGTTGTAAGGTATAAAATACAGTAGTTCTATTTTACATTGCTTTGTTGTAACATAACGAACACTAAGACTTCCTTTCGTTAAATATCTTTTAGAAAACTGTCAGCTTGTACTGCATTCATTCCGCCTTTTTAAGTGACGGACGAGTTGATTTAACATAGAGGCAGATTTTCAAGGGAAGATGATTGAAGAAAAGGACCGGAAGATTTATggctctaatttttcattggaccaaaataataaacttgaaatcaTTCTCGAAATCGGTTTAGAAATCAGTTCTCAGTATATTTCATGCATGTAAGCCACGAAAAAGCGTGTATTCGGGTGAACTTTTATGCTTATTGTAaacttagttttagtttttgcCATCACGTTCCTAAAGGTCTGATGAGCTTTTTTCAGTAAATCTTAACATATGCACTGGTAACTTTAAGACAAGCACTCACACACGCAAACTTttagacttacacacacacacacacacacacacacacacacacacacacacacacacacacatatatatatatatatatatatatatatatatatatatatatatatatatatatatataatcccaaaaAGTGTCTTGGAATTCTGTGCAGAAATGGTATCTGGAGCtgcgttttaatttttaaatgatgtATCAATTACTTTTTACTAGATTATTTGCGGCTGAATACGTCAAATACTTAAAAGTGAATCTCATGTTCTCGCTGAAGGAAAAATGTGAGTTGTGTCTGTTTTCCAAGATTTTCCTTAAATGTTACTCATTAATGTAGGATATCAATGCCACGGTCAGATACCAAACTCAGATGTGCTGGTGCTACCTTCTGGAAAGCTTGGTATGTACTGGGCAGCATTACTTTACAGAGATTACTCTTTAAGCGTGATTGCTTTTGATACatgtcagtttattcattattcagttaCTTAAATGCAAAATGATGAGTGTTCTTCTTTGGTTCATGTGTATTGTTGCTGAATACACATGCTGTATTGTTATATTCCTTACGAAGTTCCTCAAGTGTTATGCTTTCAAGTGTAAATAAGGAACTGCCTATACTAGAATAACTTTTATTAGACAAGTTTCATACACACAGAGACTTAAGactatataaagtaaaaaaatatatgtgaaaataatttcaacagaactaatatttttttaacatcatcCCATCATATAAATGAGACTCTGTTGCTTTTCTTGGTAACattttgctataaaaaatatatataacatcataagCAGATGAAtaatgtcatcattattattaaaattaactaaTAACGTTCATCTTTGCACTCTAGTTAAAGAGTTTATAGTGAAACACATCTGCAAACTTTGTTACTGTCGTCAAAAGATTTATAAAACGGGGAATGCAAACTAATTCTCATGAGagcattcataaaaaatatacagtcttCGGCATAAGAATATTCGACTTTAGATTGATTTATTATACCGTGAAAAGAGGAATACCCACTCCACCTGAATCAGCCGCAACCCCTGAGCGGTTAATGGAGTGAATGGGGGATGTCCCTATTATGGTAGACTGAAGACCTCCACTGTGACTTAATAGGCTTCCAGCGAGAGCATTGTCAGCTCTGCCAAGGTGGCTGAGTACACTTCCTGATGACTGAGACCCTGTAAAAGCAAGAGGTACTCCTGCTCCTATCAGTGTAGAAGGGTTAACTTGTTGGTGCTGTGTTTGGATGTTGACTGGAGAATGGCTTCCTGTCTGAGTTGTAGCAACAGCTATTGTATTAGGTAATGCTGTGAGCACAGAATTTTGTACGAATGCAGAAAGTGGAGTCTGTGTTATTCTAGCCCCGCCTGCAACATCAGGTAATTGGGACGCCAATCTGGTTGTATGACTAAGTGGAATTGGAGCTTGAGCTCTAATATTAATAGGGCTTGTAATGCGGTTGTTAAGGGATTGCTGAAGATTGCTTTGTAAGGGTGTGTTCGTCAGCGACTGAATGATATGCTGCGCTCTTTGCTGTGAAGCAGTGTTCACTGGAGATGATACAGATGAAAATGCTGAAGTTGGAACAAAAGCGAAAGGAAATATAGGAGCGCTTGCAGAATTTAGGGCTGGATTTAAAATAGGTGAAGTATTTTGATGTGCAGAGCTAACTCTAACACTACCAGGAGTAGCAAAAGATTCTGAAGTTTGGTGAATAGATGGAGTTCCTTCTGAAAATGCATTTACAAATGAAGGAGCTGGGTTTATGACATGTGCTGAAACAGGAGTCTGGGATAGCGTATTAAATGGAACTGGAGTTGTAACTACGGGGGAAGGGGTATGAACAGAAGGGAAAACTGGTGATGGAGTAGAAGAGTGGGCGATAGGTGCAGGTGTTCCAAAAGCAGAGTCTAGATTACGAACAGGGATGGGGCTTATAGTGACTGCAGGGGCAAAGGCTGGTGCTGGTGTAGTGGCAGGGACAAAGGCTGGTGCTGGTGTGGTTGCAGGGCTAAAGGCTGGAATACGTAAAGGTGCAGGCGTAGGGGCACGACCAAAACCTGGATTGCGTGGAGATGCTGGTGCAGCAACTGGGGCAAAGGCAGGAATTTTTCTGCTCAGAGGAGTAGATAAAGTTGCCTGATTGGAAATAGTTGAAAAACGAGGGACACTTGCTTCGACAGGTTTAGCATGCTGGGGGAACTCAGAGCCGTTTTCATTAGAATTAGCATCTTCACTTTGTGCAGCTGAAGCATCTTCATCCTCTTCAGCTGGAGTACGAGCTGGAACAAAGGCTGGAATGCGTGTAGGTGGTGAGGCAGAAAGTGGTGCTTGAACAGGGCCAGAGACAGAGGAAGGAATACGCCCAGGTATTGGAGCAGAGGGGGACACACGTGTGGAAACGGGTGACGGAAGAAAGGCAGAGGTTGTAGTAGGAGTGGCAAATTTAGGGAATActgagtcattttcattttcatcattgtcatcatcattctcAGTTTCTTCTAATTCATTTTCCTCATTGTCATCTTCATGTCTAAAGTTGAAATTGAAGTTTTGACGgaaaatatcatcattatcatcattgtcatAGTCACTTTCTAAGCTAAAACTcgtatcgtcatcatcatcagaatcatcatcatcctcatcggAATCATCAAAGAAACTTCCCAGGAAGAGACCATTTTTAGAAGGCAAAGCACGACCAGCTCCTTTGACCCTAAATAATGAGATTTCTGCTGGGGGTCCAGACCCAGAGGCTGAGATCGCAGTGGCCCCTGGATGAACAAAGATCTGATAATTCACAGCAGAAACTTGAGGTGGTGGAGATCCAGCAGGTCTTTGGTTGGAAAGTGCTTGAAATCCTTGTCCTTTATCAGCGTAGATAGTCTGACGCCAATTTCCATCTGCCCCAAGAGCATAGTAAGATCCAGAAGTGTGGCCTTGTTGATCCCGAGTTGCTTGATGTCCATGGTATGTGCCGTGTTCTGGTGAGGCTACTGCATAAGCGAATTGGAAGGCATCGTCAGCATCTCCTGGGGTTTCTGCCGGCTCAGATCTCACGGCAGAAAGATCTGGAGTCGAATAGACTGGTTCTACCGGCTGTCCTTTGATTATTCCTGCAGCTACACATAGAACCTGGGCGAAGAAATTGGCGtcattatatgttattattagttgtgctgtctgtgtgtgttttcatatGATACCTGCTTTGTGCCATAAGTAAATATCAAGTAAACATGTACTATGATTATTAAGTCACTCCTTACTTGCTTAAATGCGAAATAAAAGCTTCAGTCATTTACGGAAAGAAAATAGTTTGTTAAGATgtctttttgctgtttttgtcTAGATAAAAATTGTCTAGCAGAGCTAGAATTTTCCTAAGAAAAGCATTTGTCCACATGGCAGCTTAACAATTTACCCAGAAAGTGACTCTGCAAGTTACTGAATGGAgaagagttttagttttctgtaaaaaaaaaaaaaaaacgtgccggcttggtctgtccgcactttttctgtctgctctttatctgtctgccctcagatcttaaaactttctgaggctagagggctgcaaattggtatgtcgatcatccaccctgcaatcgtcaaacataccaaattgcagccctctagcctcagtagtttttattttatttaaggttaagtttagccataatcgtgcgtctggcagcgatatagtgcagtccaccaccgggctgtgattaaagtttcatgggccgcgcctcatacagcattatatcgagatcaccgaaagatactattttctgtggccttgattatacgctgtacggaaaactcgattgcgctgaagaaatttcggcgcattttttagttatGTATAAAAAGCGTAACTGTGTATagtgtttttatattatgaaaacaacAAATGGAGCGTCTGAGCTTAGTATTTAACCATTAAAATCTAGTGTGGCCTGTATatgccagttttatatatattatattatatatatatatatatatatatatatatatatatatatatatatatatatatatatatatatatatatataatatatacatatacagtatttatatatgtatgtataaattgtcGTTTAGATCTGTCACCAAAGTAAGATGTTTTTGCGATGCTTAATACTCGGTGTAACATATTTTAGAGCATATTTTGATTTTAGAtgatacatgaaaatattatagtATCAGTAAAAGAGCAGAAGTTCATTGACAACACATAAGTTCCTACGAACGTTTGTatgcactgacacacacacacacacatatcatatacacatataggcctacagtataaTCTGTGCAAGTAGATTTGTCAGGAAACCCACGGATTGTTAGCCCAAAGCTCAAAGAAGTACAAGAAActgacaaaaagagagaaaggaaggtgtTCGACATacttcgggaaaaaaaaaaggttctgaaTCTGAGGATACGTGGGACGCTGAGATAGGTGAAAGATCATAAGAATGATATCCTGGGTCAGGATCAGCCTTCATGGGTAATGGACGTGCATACCTGTGAATAAGGATCAGCTGTGCGTGCACTTTCGGTATCGGTTTAAATTAACCTTTAAGTAAGTTAAcagttttttgtgttgttttctgtgGAGGGTAACATTAAGTATTTATACCTCGTCCCTTTTTCTTATggattggaaaattttttttttaaattatccggtatttcaattattttccttctt encodes:
- the LOC136832779 gene encoding BCL-6 corepressor-like protein 1; the encoded protein is MEIIWLVLCVAAGIIKGQPVEPVYSTPDLSAVRSEPAETPGDADDAFQFAYAVASPEHGTYHGHQATRDQQGHTSGSYYALGADGNWRQTIYADKGQGFQALSNQRPAGSPPPQVSAVNYQIFVHPGATAISASGSGPPAEISLFRVKGAGRALPSKNGLFLGSFFDDSDEDDDDSDDDDDTSFSLESDYDNDDNDDIFRQNFNFNFRHEDDNEENELEETENDDDNDENENDSVFPKFATPTTTSAFLPSPVSTRVSPSAPIPGRIPSSVSGPVQAPLSASPPTRIPAFVPARTPAEEDEDASAAQSEDANSNENGSEFPQHAKPVEASVPRFSTISNQATLSTPLSRKIPAFAPVAAPASPRNPGFGRAPTPAPLRIPAFSPATTPAPAFVPATTPAPAFAPAVTISPIPVRNLDSAFGTPAPIAHSSTPSPVFPSVHTPSPVVTTPVPFNTLSQTPVSAHVINPAPSFVNAFSEGTPSIHQTSESFATPGSVRVSSAHQNTSPILNPALNSASAPIFPFAFVPTSAFSSVSSPVNTASQQRAQHIIQSLTNTPLQSNLQQSLNNRITSPINIRAQAPIPLSHTTRLASQLPDVAGGARITQTPLSAFVQNSVLTALPNTIAVATTQTGSHSPVNIQTQHQQVNPSTLIGAGVPLAFTGSQSSGSVLSHLGRADNALAGSLLSHSGGLQSTIIGTSPIHSINRSGVAADSGGVGIPLFTV